A single window of Psychrobacter raelei DNA harbors:
- the brxL gene encoding BREX system Lon protease-like protein BrxL yields MSQLDNKINESFAGLVVRKDLVKKVKGNAIVPTYVLEYLLGQYCATDDDVTIETGIETVKEILRKHYVHRNEAGLVRSNIKEKGRYKVIDKVSVSLNDKNDVYEAQFSNLGINKVLVDSNTIKQHPKLLVSGVWCIADVEYEFTEDRNVSPWILESLKPIQLSRFEFDSYLSAREQFNTEEWIDLLIQSIGFDPELFGKRNKLQQLIRLIPFCERNYNLIELGPKGTGKSHIYSEFSPHGILISGGEVTVPKLFVNNSSGKIGLVGYWDCVAFDEFAGKEKRVDKSLVDIMKNYMANKSFSRGVETLGAEASMVFVGNTQRTVPYMLKHSDLFSELPPSFYDSAFLDRIHFYIPGWEVDIIRSEMFSLGYGFVVDYLAEILRSLRSHDYSDRYQQYFTLSPSISTRDRDGINKTFSGLMKLIYPNGEASKEEIETLLQFAMEGRKRVKDQIMRIDSTYSEVEFIYENESGETIQVRTLEEEEYPRYYHRSISEGESEQDSIVEQKMQQSNSSSANAYQEKPLLPGHEIFKEGRRGISYDNLFGPYLKGASNIRVIDPYIRKFHQIKNFVELLETIIKVKRLDEEVNVQLITVEDNIPEVAENQKKELDQLEGQASKVGINLTVDYLEEGKIHARSISIDTGWKISLDRGLDIFQSYGGHLSFADRLQEMRACKGFDITYIQTDFKNSSELIE; encoded by the coding sequence ATGAGTCAGTTAGATAACAAAATTAACGAAAGCTTTGCAGGACTAGTTGTACGCAAGGATTTGGTTAAAAAGGTTAAGGGTAACGCCATTGTACCCACGTACGTACTAGAGTATTTATTAGGGCAGTATTGTGCGACTGACGATGACGTCACTATTGAGACCGGTATTGAAACTGTCAAAGAGATTCTCAGAAAGCACTATGTACACCGCAATGAAGCAGGCCTTGTCCGATCTAATATTAAAGAAAAAGGTCGCTATAAAGTTATTGATAAAGTGAGTGTCTCATTAAATGATAAAAATGACGTTTATGAGGCTCAGTTTTCTAACTTGGGAATCAATAAGGTCTTAGTAGACTCTAACACTATAAAGCAGCATCCTAAGCTTTTGGTTAGTGGTGTCTGGTGTATCGCTGATGTTGAATATGAGTTTACAGAAGATAGAAATGTTTCACCTTGGATACTGGAGAGCTTAAAGCCTATTCAGCTTTCTCGCTTTGAGTTTGATAGCTACTTGAGTGCTCGAGAGCAATTTAATACAGAAGAGTGGATTGATCTGCTCATTCAGAGTATTGGTTTTGACCCTGAGCTATTTGGGAAAAGAAACAAATTACAGCAGTTGATTCGGTTAATTCCATTTTGTGAGCGTAATTATAATCTCATTGAACTTGGGCCTAAAGGGACAGGTAAGTCACATATCTACTCAGAGTTTTCACCTCACGGCATTTTGATATCTGGTGGTGAGGTTACTGTACCCAAGTTATTCGTTAATAACTCGTCGGGTAAGATAGGCTTAGTGGGCTACTGGGACTGTGTTGCTTTTGATGAGTTTGCAGGTAAAGAAAAGCGTGTAGACAAGTCCTTAGTCGACATCATGAAAAACTATATGGCTAACAAGTCATTTTCGCGTGGTGTAGAGACCTTAGGTGCTGAAGCTTCAATGGTGTTTGTTGGTAATACTCAGCGTACCGTGCCTTATATGCTTAAACACTCCGACTTGTTTTCTGAGTTACCGCCTAGTTTTTACGACTCAGCATTCTTAGATCGAATTCACTTCTATATTCCTGGCTGGGAGGTAGATATTATTAGAAGTGAGATGTTCTCTTTGGGCTATGGATTTGTGGTTGATTATCTGGCTGAGATTTTACGCTCACTACGTAGCCATGATTATTCTGATAGATACCAGCAGTATTTCACTTTATCTCCGTCTATCTCTACTCGAGATAGAGATGGTATTAATAAGACCTTCTCTGGGTTAATGAAGTTAATTTACCCCAATGGTGAGGCTAGCAAAGAAGAAATCGAAACTTTACTGCAATTTGCAATGGAAGGTCGTAAACGGGTTAAAGACCAAATTATGCGTATCGACTCTACCTATAGTGAGGTCGAATTTATCTATGAAAATGAGTCTGGTGAAACCATACAGGTACGAACCCTGGAAGAAGAAGAATATCCACGTTACTACCATCGATCTATATCTGAAGGTGAAAGTGAGCAGGACAGTATAGTAGAGCAAAAAATGCAGCAATCAAATAGTAGCTCTGCTAATGCATATCAAGAAAAGCCTTTATTGCCAGGGCATGAAATATTTAAAGAAGGTAGACGAGGGATAAGCTACGATAATCTCTTTGGTCCATACCTTAAAGGTGCTTCAAATATACGAGTTATAGATCCTTACATTCGTAAGTTTCATCAAATTAAGAACTTTGTCGAGCTGTTAGAAACCATTATAAAAGTAAAAAGGCTTGATGAAGAGGTAAATGTCCAACTTATAACGGTTGAGGATAACATCCCTGAAGTTGCTGAAAATCAAAAAAAAGAATTGGACCAACTTGAAGGTCAAGCATCCAAAGTGGGGATTAATTTAACGGTAGATTATTTAGAGGAGGGTAAGATACATGCCCGCTCTATTTCAATTGATACAGGCTGGAAAATTTCCTTAGATCGAGGTTTGGATATTTTCCAAAGTTATGGTGGTCACTTGTCTTTTGCAGATAGATTGCAAGAAATGAGGGCATGTAAAGGGTTTGATATAACCTACATACAGACAGATTTCAAAAATAGCTCAGAGCTGATCGAGTAA
- the pglZ gene encoding BREX-1 system phosphatase PglZ type A has protein sequence MSNRIKANLTKLFKSNRIVFWYDDNKDLRDEFEALELDDIEKIVLDNNEFGVKYRILREEPKQQFLLYHEGPEPDYLDNWLLDVQLAHTQFKTDQISIWLSELALSPDFEEVLRAHASFFESDSRMQALKSLIEREDTVADLELKMLAVCTKSDPILDLIIEALLKELAEDKNDKLIMLQKYGLEDVLWKKVRGIYGYQNDEPSIRDFAIELFQSSYELSTKGTSSLLPDALVFFKRWKDNRKQKEAFEVLSDKCATILSIENDLNDRDLDSVLDVDYFKLIDLRIISDLINKVLNSDVTSDKVSVWVRQRRQSHWYSSFEHMYQAIDYAAQFIHQLNQVDLTMSSLTDGVECYRDSWFRVDQLYRKYVYHKIKADQPTLLGQLTEKVQGLYSNNYLLQLGNNFSETIHKGDEWRADSIPLQSSFFERYVRPFITSNKKVYVIISDALRYEIADELKQKIRQEDRFSAELTPMLSMLPSYTQLGMAALLPHQKLSLAEDGKGSVIIDGTSTQGTEQRHKILNNALNGRGLAIQSDKFKQMDRPERRELFKDNDVIYFYHNRIDHTGDKLKSEGEAFVAAQDTVEELIDMIKKLAATNAYNILITADHGFIYQNNELDESDFSMALPDGDIMTSARRFILGKGLAESPSLHHFTSSQLGLEGDIEVQVPTSINRLRLKGSGSRFVHGGASLQEVVVPVLAINKARESDVRLVDIEVLKRQNSLITSGQLGIMLYQSEPVTDKVQPRVVRLGLYTKEGELISDTREINFDIRSDNARDREERVQLLLSHEADNYNGMDVFLKLEEKVPGTSKYKEYQSFTYTIRRSFTRDFDF, from the coding sequence ATGAGCAATAGAATCAAAGCAAACTTAACCAAATTGTTCAAAAGTAATCGTATCGTCTTTTGGTACGATGATAATAAAGACTTGCGAGACGAATTCGAGGCACTTGAGCTTGATGATATAGAAAAAATTGTCTTAGACAATAATGAATTTGGGGTTAAATATAGAATACTTCGGGAAGAGCCGAAGCAGCAGTTCCTGCTTTATCACGAAGGTCCTGAGCCAGATTATTTAGATAACTGGCTGCTGGATGTGCAGTTGGCGCATACCCAGTTTAAGACAGACCAGATATCCATATGGCTATCAGAGCTTGCACTGTCTCCTGATTTTGAAGAAGTATTACGTGCTCATGCTAGCTTCTTTGAGTCTGACAGTCGCATGCAAGCTTTAAAAAGCCTCATAGAGCGAGAGGATACCGTTGCCGACTTAGAGCTAAAAATGCTGGCAGTATGCACAAAGTCAGATCCTATTTTGGACTTGATAATAGAGGCGCTACTGAAAGAATTAGCTGAAGATAAGAACGATAAGCTAATCATGCTACAAAAATATGGTCTAGAAGATGTTTTGTGGAAGAAAGTGAGAGGCATCTATGGCTATCAAAATGATGAGCCAAGCATCAGAGACTTTGCCATTGAGCTGTTCCAATCAAGCTATGAGCTCAGTACAAAAGGTACCTCGAGCTTATTGCCAGATGCTTTGGTTTTCTTTAAACGCTGGAAAGACAATCGTAAGCAAAAAGAGGCCTTTGAAGTCTTATCAGATAAGTGTGCAACGATATTAAGCATCGAGAATGATTTAAATGATCGAGATTTAGACAGTGTTTTAGACGTTGATTACTTTAAGTTAATAGATTTACGGATTATCTCCGACCTCATTAATAAAGTATTAAACAGCGATGTGACGTCAGATAAGGTCTCTGTATGGGTGCGTCAACGTAGACAGAGTCACTGGTACTCAAGCTTTGAGCATATGTATCAAGCCATTGATTATGCGGCACAATTTATCCATCAGCTGAACCAAGTAGACTTGACGATGTCGAGCTTGACCGATGGGGTTGAGTGCTACAGAGACTCGTGGTTCCGAGTAGATCAGCTGTATCGTAAGTATGTCTATCACAAAATCAAAGCGGATCAGCCGACACTTCTAGGTCAGTTAACTGAAAAAGTTCAAGGCTTATACTCCAATAACTACCTGCTACAGCTGGGGAATAATTTCTCTGAAACTATTCATAAGGGTGATGAATGGAGGGCTGACTCGATACCCCTACAAAGCAGCTTCTTTGAGCGCTATGTTCGTCCATTTATTACGAGCAATAAAAAGGTGTATGTCATCATCTCAGATGCGCTCCGATACGAGATTGCTGATGAACTCAAACAGAAGATTCGTCAAGAAGATCGCTTTAGTGCCGAGCTTACACCAATGCTTTCGATGCTACCAAGCTATACACAGTTAGGTATGGCTGCATTACTGCCTCATCAAAAGTTAAGCTTAGCAGAAGATGGAAAGGGCAGTGTGATAATTGACGGTACTAGCACTCAAGGTACTGAGCAAAGGCACAAAATATTGAATAACGCCTTAAATGGTAGAGGGCTTGCCATTCAATCTGACAAATTTAAACAAATGGATCGTCCAGAGAGGCGCGAGTTATTTAAAGATAACGATGTTATCTATTTCTACCACAATAGAATTGACCATACTGGTGATAAGCTTAAATCTGAAGGAGAGGCTTTTGTTGCTGCACAGGATACGGTAGAAGAGCTTATCGATATGATTAAAAAGCTAGCTGCTACCAATGCCTACAATATACTTATTACGGCAGACCATGGCTTTATCTACCAGAATAATGAACTTGATGAAAGTGACTTCTCAATGGCATTACCTGATGGCGATATCATGACATCAGCAAGACGATTTATCTTAGGTAAAGGCCTAGCAGAATCTCCTAGTTTGCACCATTTCACCTCAAGCCAATTGGGGCTGGAGGGAGATATAGAAGTACAAGTGCCTACTTCTATTAATAGACTGAGATTAAAAGGCTCTGGTAGTCGATTTGTACATGGGGGTGCCTCTCTGCAAGAGGTTGTTGTTCCAGTCCTTGCTATCAACAAGGCGCGTGAAAGTGATGTGAGATTAGTTGATATTGAGGTGCTTAAACGTCAAAACTCACTGATTACATCAGGACAGCTGGGTATTATGCTTTATCAAAGTGAACCTGTGACTGATAAAGTACAACCTCGAGTAGTAAGACTGGGTCTCTATACTAAGGAAGGTGAGCTAATCTCAGATACCAGAGAGATTAACTTTGACATACGCTCGGATAATGCTAGAGACCGGGAAGAAAGAGTTCAACTGTTACTGTCACATGAAGCAGATAACTATAATGGAATGGATGTATTTCTGAAACTCGAAGAGAAGGTTCCAGGTACGAGCAAATATAAAGAATATCAATCGTTCACCTATACAATACGCCGCTCTTTTACGAGAGACTTCGACTTCTAA
- the pglX gene encoding BREX-1 system adenine-specific DNA-methyltransferase PglX codes for MDTASLKRFAQQARKDLIEQVSTKLRFVLAEGSLARRESASSVAKIEEIIRSHGEQYLIERVAYIWFNRFSALRFMDVNHYTRIGVVSPAEGQTQPEILAEAKMGHIDDAQIPSDIRTQVLDLLNNRASSADPQTEAYRLLLVATCNHWFSIMPFLFQRIDDYTQLLMPENLLSSSSILVEMHKVMTAEVCQDVEVIGWLYQFYISDKKDDVFAGLKKNKKVTPENIPAATQLFTPHWIVRYLVENSLGRLWLLNNPDSNLADSMEYYIKPAAENDESDFLKINSPEELKICDPACGSGHMLTYAFDLLYKIYEEEGYDASEIPSLILNHNLYGIELDERAGELAAFALTMKARAKHRRFFSKKVRPNICVLEPIKFEQDELTEYMDFVGRDLFTKDFEKTLTQFEEADNFGSLIRPELTDVDEIIEQLEQKDVSGQLFLSDTHNNVLTVLKQAKYLSPRYHVVVANPPYMGSKGMNARLSAWSRKEYPDSKSDLFAMFIERGLELVPKYGYSAMVTMQSWMFLLSYKEFRKKLESIASVEGLLHMGNMVLGIAFGTAATIWRLNSVQQPLRQGAYCYVDYSDIGENGKPTIFPPENIRNNKLDSQKRLKYLPASEFSKVPGSPITYWISEKYRDLFLKNALSDVGEAKQGLATADNNRFVRNWQEVSYERIGFNINNELDSIQSLCFWFPYNKGGEKRRWYGNQDYLVNWHEGGSEIRNFTDANGKVRSRPQNVEYYFQESISWGLINSGGSSFRYYPTGFIYDVGGMSYFPKGDIFPILGMLNTKLYSDLTKILNPTVNLQVGDVASLPYSVPESKTEEIRSTVSKNIEIAKKDWDSYEDSWDFTTLPLLEDSYRKPTLEDTYKQLRSHWQQMTDEMQQLEEENNRIFIDAYGLQDELTPDVPLKEITLTCNPHYRYGGDKTDEELEELLLADTMREFISYAVGCMFGRYSLDKPGLILANQGDDIDDYHTQIPSPTFAPDKDNVLPILDGNWFTDDIVDNFRKFVKVTFGEDHYDENMHFIEMALGKNGKPKDIRDYFLKDFYNDHIRRYKKRPIYWMFSSGSFNVLIYMHRYRPDTVSVVLNNYLREFRTKLDAQKSRLEAISISSNSSQSEKTKAEKEIYKIDKTLMEIDAYERDTLYPLATKQVEIDLDDGVKQNYPKLGDALKKVTGLS; via the coding sequence ATGGATACAGCAAGTTTAAAGAGATTTGCCCAGCAAGCGCGCAAGGACTTAATTGAGCAGGTATCTACCAAGCTAAGATTTGTACTAGCTGAGGGCAGTCTAGCTCGGCGTGAGTCTGCAAGCTCAGTGGCCAAGATTGAAGAGATTATTCGGTCACATGGTGAGCAGTACCTGATTGAGCGTGTTGCTTACATCTGGTTTAACCGCTTTAGTGCCCTGCGCTTTATGGATGTCAATCACTACACCCGTATCGGCGTTGTTTCACCAGCAGAAGGTCAAACTCAGCCAGAGATACTTGCCGAAGCCAAGATGGGCCATATAGACGATGCACAAATCCCGTCTGACATCCGAACACAAGTACTTGATCTGCTAAACAACCGCGCATCCAGTGCAGACCCACAAACAGAAGCTTATCGTTTACTGCTAGTGGCAACCTGTAACCACTGGTTTAGCATCATGCCGTTCTTATTTCAAAGAATTGATGACTACACCCAGCTACTCATGCCAGAGAACCTACTCTCTAGCAGCTCAATCTTAGTAGAGATGCATAAGGTCATGACCGCCGAGGTCTGTCAGGATGTCGAAGTTATTGGCTGGTTATATCAGTTTTATATCTCAGATAAAAAAGATGATGTCTTCGCCGGTCTTAAGAAAAACAAAAAGGTCACCCCAGAGAATATACCAGCTGCCACACAGCTGTTTACCCCGCACTGGATTGTCCGCTACTTAGTAGAGAACTCACTGGGTCGACTGTGGCTACTCAACAACCCAGACTCGAATTTAGCAGACAGCATGGAATACTACATTAAGCCTGCTGCAGAAAACGACGAAAGCGACTTCTTAAAAATAAACAGCCCAGAAGAGCTGAAGATATGTGATCCAGCCTGTGGTTCAGGTCATATGCTGACCTATGCCTTCGACTTGCTATACAAGATATATGAAGAAGAGGGCTATGACGCCTCAGAGATTCCGTCGCTTATCCTAAACCACAACCTGTACGGTATTGAGCTTGATGAACGAGCAGGGGAGCTGGCTGCTTTCGCCTTAACCATGAAGGCACGTGCCAAACATCGCCGCTTCTTTAGCAAAAAGGTGCGTCCGAACATCTGTGTGCTTGAGCCGATTAAATTTGAACAAGACGAGCTGACGGAGTACATGGACTTTGTGGGCCGTGACTTATTTACCAAAGACTTTGAGAAGACGCTGACTCAGTTTGAAGAGGCGGATAACTTTGGGTCATTGATACGCCCTGAGCTGACTGATGTTGATGAGATAATCGAGCAGTTAGAACAAAAAGATGTGTCAGGACAGCTGTTCTTAAGTGATACGCATAATAATGTGCTGACGGTACTCAAGCAAGCTAAGTATTTAAGCCCTCGCTATCATGTGGTGGTGGCTAACCCGCCTTATATGGGTAGTAAGGGAATGAATGCCAGATTAAGTGCTTGGTCTAGAAAGGAATATCCTGATAGTAAATCTGATTTATTTGCCATGTTTATAGAGAGAGGCTTGGAGCTTGTACCTAAGTATGGCTATAGTGCCATGGTTACCATGCAGAGCTGGATGTTCTTACTATCATATAAAGAGTTTAGAAAAAAACTTGAAAGTATTGCATCAGTCGAAGGCCTATTACATATGGGCAATATGGTTCTGGGAATAGCGTTTGGAACGGCTGCAACTATTTGGCGGCTGAATTCTGTACAGCAGCCTCTAAGACAGGGGGCGTATTGTTATGTCGATTACAGTGATATAGGTGAAAATGGGAAGCCAACAATTTTCCCGCCTGAGAATATTAGAAATAATAAGCTGGATTCACAGAAACGTCTCAAATATTTACCAGCATCTGAATTTAGTAAAGTGCCAGGTTCTCCAATAACATATTGGATTAGTGAAAAATACAGAGATCTTTTCTTAAAAAACGCTTTATCTGATGTAGGCGAAGCAAAGCAAGGTTTAGCAACGGCCGATAATAATAGGTTTGTTAGAAACTGGCAAGAAGTTAGCTATGAGCGAATAGGCTTCAATATAAATAATGAATTAGACTCTATTCAGAGTCTCTGCTTTTGGTTTCCCTATAATAAAGGGGGAGAAAAGCGCAGGTGGTATGGTAACCAAGACTATTTAGTCAATTGGCATGAAGGTGGTTCTGAGATTAGAAACTTTACAGATGCTAATGGTAAAGTAAGATCTAGACCGCAAAATGTCGAGTATTATTTTCAAGAATCAATTTCTTGGGGGTTAATTAATTCAGGAGGATCTTCATTCAGATACTATCCAACAGGTTTTATTTATGATGTTGGTGGGATGAGCTACTTTCCGAAAGGCGATATTTTCCCTATTTTAGGAATGCTTAATACGAAGCTTTACAGCGATTTAACTAAAATCTTAAATCCTACAGTAAACCTGCAAGTTGGTGATGTAGCATCGCTACCCTATAGTGTGCCTGAGAGTAAAACAGAGGAAATTAGAAGTACTGTATCTAAAAATATCGAAATAGCCAAAAAAGACTGGGATTCATACGAAGACTCATGGGACTTTACAACGCTGCCTTTATTAGAAGACAGCTATCGTAAGCCAACGCTTGAAGATACCTACAAACAGCTACGCAGTCATTGGCAACAAATGACCGATGAGATGCAGCAGCTAGAAGAAGAGAACAACCGCATCTTTATCGATGCTTATGGTCTACAAGACGAGCTCACGCCTGACGTCCCTCTAAAAGAGATTACCCTCACCTGTAATCCGCATTATCGCTATGGCGGAGACAAGACAGACGAAGAGCTTGAAGAGCTACTGTTAGCCGACACCATGCGTGAGTTTATCTCCTATGCCGTGGGCTGTATGTTTGGACGTTATAGCCTAGACAAGCCAGGTCTGATACTGGCCAACCAAGGCGATGACATCGACGACTACCATACTCAAATACCCAGCCCGACCTTTGCACCAGACAAAGACAACGTATTGCCTATCTTAGATGGCAACTGGTTTACAGATGACATCGTAGACAACTTCCGAAAGTTTGTAAAAGTAACCTTCGGTGAAGACCATTATGATGAGAACATGCACTTTATCGAAATGGCACTGGGTAAAAACGGCAAACCAAAAGACATCCGTGACTACTTCTTAAAAGACTTCTATAACGATCACATCAGACGTTATAAGAAGCGGCCTATCTACTGGATGTTCTCAAGTGGTAGCTTTAACGTCCTCATCTACATGCACCGCTATCGCCCAGATACCGTAAGTGTGGTGCTAAACAACTACCTACGCGAGTTTAGAACCAAGCTGGATGCTCAAAAGAGCCGCTTAGAAGCAATAAGCATCAGTAGTAATAGCAGTCAAAGTGAGAAGACCAAAGCTGAAAAAGAGATCTACAAGATAGACAAGACGCTGATGGAGATTGATGCTTATGAGCGTGACACCTTATATCCACTAGCGACTAAGCAGGTAGAAATAGACCTAGATGATGGGGTGAAGCAGAACTATCCAAAACTGGGTGATGCATTGAAAAAAGTGACAGGGCTGAGCTGA
- a CDS encoding tyrosine-type recombinase/integrase, translating into MTQRKPISSDRSISSHTAEDKEYLVSVKNHPKLYLMVRPNGTKSWVYRYNSPITKKSKRISLGVYPNVKLSRAYEIWHEYENLISKNIDPKDYREEKEQSILSNTNNTFKHFAWEYFDNLAQVQKPNTLLRKKGRIGLLCHYIGDQPIKDITAPKMLEVLLDIQNNSLNNQGQPTDKAERCAGIASDIFVYAGARGFCDSNPADLIKSQLATARYGHRPAVTKPKELAKLLRDIETLDADMNTMNSLRLLAMLFVRNGDIRRMRWNDLDLIEGRWKLKPLKGQGKVNMVKDMVVPLPRQAVEILREQQRLNGHTEYVFYSPTAKKHNIISENTATKQLNKLGYQGTHCVHGFRATAKTILQEHLKYPLLLVEMALGHTTKDPNGAAYGRFEYIDDRAVMMQQWADYLDALRDGTSTDQFIHNHTAKKPADELQALIDNLGEEKVLKMLEGKL; encoded by the coding sequence ATGACACAACGCAAACCCATCTCTTCTGATCGCAGTATCTCCAGCCATACAGCTGAAGATAAAGAATACCTTGTGTCTGTTAAGAACCACCCCAAGCTTTATTTGATGGTCAGACCCAATGGTACGAAGTCATGGGTTTATCGTTACAACTCCCCTATCACTAAAAAAAGTAAGAGAATCTCATTAGGCGTTTATCCTAATGTGAAGCTTTCTCGTGCATATGAGATATGGCATGAGTATGAAAATCTGATTAGTAAAAATATTGATCCTAAAGACTATCGTGAAGAAAAAGAACAATCAATTCTAAGTAATACTAACAATACTTTTAAGCACTTTGCTTGGGAATATTTTGACAATTTAGCGCAAGTCCAAAAGCCAAATACATTATTGCGAAAAAAAGGACGTATAGGGCTTCTATGCCACTATATTGGTGATCAGCCTATCAAAGATATAACAGCGCCAAAAATGCTAGAGGTGCTGCTCGACATTCAAAACAACTCGCTTAATAATCAAGGACAGCCTACGGATAAGGCTGAAAGATGTGCTGGTATTGCCAGCGATATATTTGTGTATGCTGGTGCTCGTGGTTTTTGTGACTCAAATCCAGCGGACTTAATTAAAAGTCAGTTAGCCACTGCTCGTTATGGTCACAGACCAGCAGTCACTAAACCTAAAGAGTTGGCTAAGCTGTTAAGGGATATTGAGACCTTAGATGCAGATATGAATACTATGAACTCACTTAGGCTATTAGCTATGCTGTTCGTTCGTAATGGTGATATTAGACGAATGCGCTGGAATGATTTGGACTTAATCGAAGGTCGATGGAAGCTTAAGCCGTTAAAAGGGCAAGGCAAGGTAAATATGGTTAAGGATATGGTTGTACCTTTGCCTAGACAAGCAGTTGAGATTTTACGTGAACAGCAGAGGTTAAACGGTCATACTGAGTATGTGTTTTATAGTCCTACTGCTAAAAAGCATAACATCATTTCTGAAAATACAGCTACTAAACAGCTTAACAAATTAGGCTATCAAGGCACACATTGTGTGCATGGCTTTAGAGCAACGGCTAAAACCATCTTACAAGAGCATTTAAAGTATCCTCTACTGCTTGTTGAGATGGCTTTGGGTCATACTACTAAAGATCCAAACGGAGCAGCATACGGGCGATTTGAGTATATCGATGATAGAGCCGTAATGATGCAACAATGGGCTGACTACTTAGATGCGCTTAGAGATGGTACGAGTACGGATCAGTTTATACATAATCACACAGCAAAAAAGCCTGCAGATGAACTGCAGGCTTTGATTGATAATTTGGGTGAGGAAAAGGTATTAAAGATGCTTGAAGGTAAGCTATAG